The genomic window CAGCTCGGCGGATTCGACGCCCGCCAGATCGAAGCCGTTGGCCTCGCCGCGCACGCTGAAGCTGAGCTGCACCAGCTGCGCCATCGCGTCGCGACCCGCGACGCGCTCCGGGCCGACCTCGCGGACCACGCGGTCGATGCCGACGCCCTGGTGGCCGAACGCGCCGACGCACGCGGCGCGGGTCCGCTCCAGCAGCTCGGCGAAATCGGCGGAGCTGTCCAGGTCGGCGCGGACAAGCACGGCGTTGCCGAAGTAGCCGATGAGGCTTTCCGCGCCCGCGCGCCGGTTGACGACGGGCACCGAGACGAGGAAATCGGTTGCGGCGGTGTACCGGTGGACCAGCGCCTCGAACGCGGCGAGCAGCACCATGAACGGCGTCGCCGAGTGTTCCTTGGCCAGCTCGGTGACGCGCGCCATCAGCTCCGGCGCGAGCGGCCGCGTGCGCCGGTCGGCGTGCTTGGACGGGGTGGCCACCGCCGCCTTGCTCGGCAGTTCGAGGCGCTCGGGCAACGGCGTCAGCGTCTCGCGCCACCACGCCAGATCGGCGTCCGAGCCACCGTCCGCGCCGACCTCGACATCGATGTACTGTGCGCGCGGTTCCGGCAGGTCCGCGCCGCGGTAGGCGGCGTTGACCTCGGCGAAGAACACCGGCCACGAGTCGTCGTCCCAGCCGATGTGGTGCACGACGAGGATCAGCACGTGCTCGTCGGCCGCGGTGCGCGCCAGGGTCGCGCGCAACGGCAGGTCGGTGGTCAGGTCGAAGGGGCGCGCGAACTCGCGGCGGGCGAGGACCTCGACCCGCAGGTTCCGGCTCGCCTCCGGCAGCGCGCTGAGATCGTGTTCCTGCCAGGGCAATTCGGCATCGTCGCGGGACACCTGGAACGGCTCGCCGTCGGCGTCGACGCCGTAGGTGGTACGCAGCACCTCGTGCCTGGCCAGGACGGTGGCGCAGGCCGCGCGCAGCCGCTCGGCGTCCAGCGCGCCGGTCAGCCGGTAGGCGACGCAGACGTTCAGCGTGGTGTCGGCCGGATCGAGGCGCTGCACGAACCACATGCGCCGCTGGGCGTCCGACAGCGGGCTCGGCTCGCCGCTGACGCGAGTGCGCACCGGCGCGGGCGCGGCCGCCTTGACGGCGTTTTCGCGCAATCGGCGCTGTAGCAACTGCTTACGACGCTCGAGAATGTCCTCTGACATGGTGGTCCTTCGATTCGGCTTGCGGTCTTGGGGTTCCGGGTTCACGCGGGCGACGCGGGCGATCCGCCGACGGCGACGGGCGCGATCGCGCGCGCCAGCGCCGCGACGGCGGCGTCCCAGATCTCGGCGAGCCGCGCCACCTCGGCGGCGGTGAACAGCGCGTCGCTCCACCGCAGGAGGGTGACCAGCTGCGGCCCGGCGTCGGTGGGCTGCACGCCCGCGATGACGTCCATGGCGTACCGGAGGGGGAAATCGGGTTCGGGTGCGGTCGGCAACTGGGTGAACAGTTCGACCTCGTGGACCGGCGACCACGGCTTGCGAGTGACGGCCAGGTCCATCCGGCCCAGGTAGTCGAACAGCACCTGCGGCTCGGGAGCCGCGGCGAGTTCGGCGTCGGCCTGGAGATAGCGCAGCACGCCGTAGTCGACACCGTTGTTCGGCACCGCGGCCAGCGACGCGGCGACCGAGGCGAGCAATGCCCGCGCCGCGGCCGGATCCTGTTCCGCGGCGGCCACATCCACCACGTCCGCGCCCACGCCGAAACGCGCGGGGAAGACGCTGGTGAACCAGCCGACCGTCTGGGCGGTGTCGATGTCGGCGCCGAGCACCTGGTCCTCGCGACCGTGGCCCTCCATCGCGAGATAGGCGCCGCCACTGGCGTCCTGGCCACGTTCGCGGCGCCAGGTCGCCAGGGTCGCGGTCAGCGCGGCAAGCAGGAACTCGCGCGCGCCGAGTTCGCCGGTGAGTCCGTCGAGCACCGCGGCGGTCGTCTCCGGCGCGGTGAACAGAGGCTGCACCCGGTAGGAGGACCAGGTGTCGGTGCGCGGATCCGGCCGCCGGGCGGCCAGCACCGGGTCCGGCGCGGTCGTCTGCGCGACCCAGTAGTCGCGCTGCGCGGCGACCTCCGCGCTGCCCGCGCGGGCGCGGGTCCGCTCGGCCCAGGTGCGGTAGGAGGTGTATTCCACCGGCGGAGCGAGTTCCGGCGTGCCCGCCGACAGCTGTTCCCAGGCCGCGGCCAGGTCCGCGCAGATGATGTGCCAGGAGACCGGGTCCACCGCGAGGTGGTGGATGTTGAGCAGCAGCAGGCCGGGGCCGTCGGCGCGGGTGAACCAGACCGCGCGCACCAGATCGCCGGTGAGCGGGTCGATCTCGTCCGCGACGGCTCGACCGTGCGCGCCGAGGTCCGTCGAGAAGTTCGGTCCCGCTTCGATTCTGGTCAGGATGTCCGCGGCGCGCACCACACCCGGCTCGCGGGTGACGACGTCGTATCCGGCCGCGGTCTCGACGAAGCGGGCGCGCAGCATGTCGTGGCCGTCGAGCAGGGCCTGAAGCACCGCTTCCAGGCGGGGGCCGTCCACCTCGGCGGGCAATTCCAGCAGGGTGTTCAGCGCCAGCCTGCGGTAGTTGCCGTGCTCGTGCATCCAGGACAGGATCGGCACCTGGCCGACCGAGCCGTATTCGGCGACGGCACTCGCCCTTTCGGTTCCCGAGCCGGCGTCGATGGCCGCCGCGAGCTCGCGGATCGATCCCGCGGTCAGCACCGCACGCGGACTCGTCGCGATGCCCTTGCGGCGCAAGGCGTTCACGAGCGAGATGGCGACGATGCTGTCCAGACCAAGCTCGACGAGATGCTCATCGATACCGGGCTCGGCGCCGCCGGTGAGTTCGGCGACCGTCGCGCACAGCGTGCGTTCGGTGTCGGTCGTCGGCGCGGTGCTCGCCGCCGCGCTCTCCAGCGCCGCGGTCGCCAGCGCCTCGAGCTGCCGCGCGTCGAGCTTGCCGTTGCCGGTGACCGGCAAACCGCCGACCGTGAGAATGCGGTGCGGCACCATATAGCCGGGCAGCCGGTCGGCGAGTTCGGCACGCAGCCGGGCGGATTCGAGTTCCGCGCCCACCGCGAAGCCGACGAGCACCGGTCCGCTCGGGCGGCGCAGCACCAGGACCGCGGCCTCGCGGACGCCGGGCAGCGCGTGCAGCGCGGCCTCGATGTCGCCGATCTCGATGCGGTAGCCGCGGATCTTCACCTGGTCGTCGGCGCGGCCGAGGTAGGCGAAATCGCCGGAGGGCAAGCGCCGCACCAGGTCTCCGGTGCGATACATGCGCTGACCCGGCCGGAACGGGTCGGCGACGAAACGCTCGGCGGTGATGCCCGGCTTGCCCGCGTAGCCGCGCGCCAGCTGCGCTCCGGAGAGGTAGAGCTCGCCGATGACGCCGTGCGGCGTCGGACGCAACCGCGAATCGAGGACGTAGCCCGTCATTCCGGTGGTTGGCGAGCCGATGGTCGGCGTCGCCTTGGGGTCGGCGACGGACGCGACCACCGCTTCGACCGTGGTCTCCGTGGGGCCGTAGCAGTTGTGCACGGCGGTATCGGGCAAGGCGCAGAGCTGTTTCCACAGCGGCACGCCGATGGCCTCGCCCCCGAGGGCGAGGACCGCGAGGTCGGACCCGCGCTCGTGCACCAGGCCCGCGGCGGCCAGCTGGGCGAACATCGACGGCGTGGTGTCGATCATGTCGATGCCGTGCCTGCCGATCCCGTCCACCAGGCGCTGCGCGTCGCGCATCTCCTCCGCGTCGAACAGGTGGATCGACTGACCGTCCAGCAGACCGATCATCGGCTGCCAGGAAGCGTCGAAACTCAGCGACCAGGCGTGCGCGATCCGCAGCGGCCTGCCGAGCCGGGCCGTCGCTGGCCGGTACACCCGATCGCGGTGGTCGGCGAAGTAGGAGGCCAACGCGGCGTGCGTGCCCATGACGCCCTTGGGTTCTCCGGTCGAGCCGGAGGTGAAGATGAGGTACGCGCACTGTTCCGGGCGCGTGGCCACGGGCACCGTGAGCGCCGCGGAGTCGGTCACGACTGTGCCGAACGCCTCGACGGGCGGCAGCGACTCGATCTCGTCGAGGGCGGGCACGCCCGCGCTGTCCACCAGGATCAGACGCGGATTCGACTGACGCACGATCGATTCGATCCGCGCGGCGGGCAGCGTGATGTCGACCGGCACGTAGGCCGCGCCGGCGGCGAGCACGCCGAGGATGGCGACGATGGACTCGGCGGAACGCGGCATGGCAAGGGCGACAACGTCTTCCGAGCCGATACCGCGCGCGGCCAGACCACCGGCCAGGCGCAGCGCGGCTTCGGAGAGTTCCCGATAGGTGTAGCGCTCGCCTTCGGTGCTCAACGCCAAGGCGTCCGGCGTCGCGGCGACCTGGCGGGCGAACAGCTCCGGCACCGTCACGCCGAGCACGTCGGCGGCGGGCGGCGCGGGCGGTTGCGGCCGCTCCCCCGGCAGCAGCACGTCGAGCGAATCCTGGCCCGCGTCACCGATGTCGGGCAGCCGGCGCAGCACCTCCACCAGGCGAGCGCCCAGGTCGGCGGGCGAGATTTCGCCGAGCACCGCCTCGACGGCCTCCACCACCACGGCCAGCTCGCCGTCGAGCAGGTAGGACACGACCGCGAGCGGGTAGTGGGTCAGGCTCTCCGACGCGGTCGGCCGGAAGGTGGTGCCGTCCGCGGTGGTGATCGCCTGGAGCACATCGGCGACCGGCGCGTTCTCGTAGACGAAGAGCGTGTCGAACAGGGCGCCGCGCCCGGTGGCCCGCTGGATGGCGGACAAGCTCAGATATCCGTTGTCGCGCATGGTCGCCGACGTGCGCTGCAAATGAGCGCAGCCTTGCGCCACCCCGCCCGCGGCGTCCAGCTCGTCGAGCCGGATGCGCACGGGAATGGTGTTGATGAACAGGCCGATCATGGTCTCGACACCGGCGAGTTCGTCCGGCCTGCCGGAGACGGTGGTGCCGAAGACGACATCGCTGCGGTCGGTCAGCCTGCCGAGCACGATCGCCCACGCGAACTGGACGACCGTGTTCATGGTCAGCCCGTTCGCGCGGGCCCAGCGCTGCACCCGGTCGGTGTCGGCGCCGTCGAGGACCACCTTGTGGATGGTCGGCACGATCGTGTTCACCGCCGCGTCGGCGCGGTCGGCGAGAATCAGCGGGTCGACGTCGGCGAGATAGTCGGCCCAGCCGCGCAGAGTCGCCTCGTTGTCGCGGGCCGCCAGCCAGCCGATGTAGTCGCGGTAGGGGCGCGGGGCCGGCAGTGCGGCGGCCGAGCCGCCCGCCTCGTAGACCGCGAACAGCTCGCGGAAGAACACGCCCAGCGACCAGCCGTCCATCAGGATGTGGTGGGCGGTCACGATCATCCGGTGCGACCCGTCTGGCAGCGCGACCACCGCGACGCGCAGCGCGGGTCCGCGCGACAGGTCGAAGCCGTGGCGCGCCTCGGAGGCCACGATCGCTTCGAGTTCCCTTTCGTCGGCGGTCCTTTCGAACCACGGCAGCTCCACCGAACTGGGCACGATCTGCACCGGCTTGGGTACGTCACGGTCCCAGAACGCGGCGCGCAGGTTGGCGTGCCTGCGCAGGATCGCCTCGACGCTGCGGCGCAGCAGCGCCACGTCGACCGGGCCCGCGACCTCGATCACGAACTGCATGTTGTACAGATCGTCGTCACCGGCCAGCTTGGCGAGCGAGAACAAGCCCTCCTGCAACGGGCTGAGGGCGAGCACGTCCTCGATCTGCGGCGGGGCCGCCTTGCGCTCGGGCGCCTGCGTGGTCTCCGACATTCCAGCGGACTCCTCAGCCTTTGTTCTCGGACATGAGCGACACGACGTCATCCAGGGACGCGCCGCCGAGGATGGCGGCGACCGGAAGGTCGCGGTTCAGTTCGGCCTTGAGCCGTTTGCGCAGATCGAGCGCCTGCAGCGAGTCCATGCCCAGCGAGACGAGCGGTACCGAGCCGTCGATGGCCTCGCTGCCGTCGGAGAGCATGACGCGGTCCAGCTCCCTGCGGATGCGTTCGGCGAATCCCGCTTCCGGAATCGACGGCGCGGAAACCACTGGGGCCGATGTCCTCTCCGCGCGCTCCGGCTCGGCGGCCGGTGCGGTCGTCGGCGCTGGAGCGGGAGCCAGTTCCGCCAGCGCGTCGAGCGCGGGGGCGAAAACCGCTTCGAGTCCGACGGTTTCGGTGACGCCGCGCAGCTTCGACCAGTCCGCCGCGAGCACCAGGCTGTTGGCGGAGGTGTCGGCCAGCCCGGCCGCCACCGCGTCGGCCGCCGCCATCGGCAGCAGACCCGAGCCCTCGATCCTGGCCTCGACCGCCGCGTCGGCCTCGGCGGGCAGCACCCACAGACCCCACTGCACCGACGTGCACGCGCGGCCCTCGGCGCGCAGGCGATGAGCCATGGCGTCGAGCATGCGGTTGGTGCCCGCGTAGAGCGCCTGGCCCCAGCCGCCGAGGGTGGCGGCGAAGGACGAGCACAGCAGCGTAGTGGCCGTGGGCGTCATCGGCAGGGTCCGCAACACCTCGCCGAACCCGATCACCTTGGCCGCGCCCGCCTGGGCCACGGCCGCGGCGTCGGCGTCCGTCGCGGCCGAGTACACGTAGTCGACAGCCGCGTGCGCGAGCAGGCTCACCGGGCGATCCGCGTACCGGGCGGCCAGCTCGGCGACCGCGGCGGGATCGCTGATATCGCAAGCGAGGACATCGATCTCGGTGTCGCCGAGCGCGCGGACGGCGCGCAGCCGTTCGGTCAGCGCGGCCGTCTCACCGCCGCGGTTCACCAGGGTGATCCGGCGCGCGCCGTCGCGGGCGAACTGCGCGCAGAACTCCAGGCCGACGTGCCCGGTGCCGCCGAGGATCAGCACTTCGGCGAGGTCGGGCGCGGCGGCCGTCGGGGCCGGCTCGGCCACGACGAGTCGCTTGGCGTGCAGCTTGCCGTCGCGCATCGCGAGCTCGGGCTCACCCGCCAGGTGCAGGGCTTCCAGGATCCGGTCGGCGGGCAGCTTCTGCTCCAGCGCCGGATAGTCGGCGGGCAGGTCGATGCGGCGGAAGGCGACGCCGATGCGCTCGAGCGCGACGCAGCGGAAGGCCGCACCGGCCGCCGCGGCGGCGAGCGCGGGAATCTCGTTCTCGGCCACCGCTTCCGCGCCCGCCGTCACCAGCCAGCACTCGGTGACGCGCGGGCCGAGCGCCGCGAGCCAGCCCTGATCGGTGGCGAAGCCGGCGAACTCGGCGACCGCGGCGGCCTCGTCTCG from Nocardia bhagyanarayanae includes these protein-coding regions:
- a CDS encoding non-ribosomal peptide synthetase; this encodes MSETTQAPERKAAPPQIEDVLALSPLQEGLFSLAKLAGDDDLYNMQFVIEVAGPVDVALLRRSVEAILRRHANLRAAFWDRDVPKPVQIVPSSVELPWFERTADERELEAIVASEARHGFDLSRGPALRVAVVALPDGSHRMIVTAHHILMDGWSLGVFFRELFAVYEAGGSAAALPAPRPYRDYIGWLAARDNEATLRGWADYLADVDPLILADRADAAVNTIVPTIHKVVLDGADTDRVQRWARANGLTMNTVVQFAWAIVLGRLTDRSDVVFGTTVSGRPDELAGVETMIGLFINTIPVRIRLDELDAAGGVAQGCAHLQRTSATMRDNGYLSLSAIQRATGRGALFDTLFVYENAPVADVLQAITTADGTTFRPTASESLTHYPLAVVSYLLDGELAVVVEAVEAVLGEISPADLGARLVEVLRRLPDIGDAGQDSLDVLLPGERPQPPAPPAADVLGVTVPELFARQVAATPDALALSTEGERYTYRELSEAALRLAGGLAARGIGSEDVVALAMPRSAESIVAILGVLAAGAAYVPVDITLPAARIESIVRQSNPRLILVDSAGVPALDEIESLPPVEAFGTVVTDSAALTVPVATRPEQCAYLIFTSGSTGEPKGVMGTHAALASYFADHRDRVYRPATARLGRPLRIAHAWSLSFDASWQPMIGLLDGQSIHLFDAEEMRDAQRLVDGIGRHGIDMIDTTPSMFAQLAAAGLVHERGSDLAVLALGGEAIGVPLWKQLCALPDTAVHNCYGPTETTVEAVVASVADPKATPTIGSPTTGMTGYVLDSRLRPTPHGVIGELYLSGAQLARGYAGKPGITAERFVADPFRPGQRMYRTGDLVRRLPSGDFAYLGRADDQVKIRGYRIEIGDIEAALHALPGVREAAVLVLRRPSGPVLVGFAVGAELESARLRAELADRLPGYMVPHRILTVGGLPVTGNGKLDARQLEALATAALESAAASTAPTTDTERTLCATVAELTGGAEPGIDEHLVELGLDSIVAISLVNALRRKGIATSPRAVLTAGSIRELAAAIDAGSGTERASAVAEYGSVGQVPILSWMHEHGNYRRLALNTLLELPAEVDGPRLEAVLQALLDGHDMLRARFVETAAGYDVVTREPGVVRAADILTRIEAGPNFSTDLGAHGRAVADEIDPLTGDLVRAVWFTRADGPGLLLLNIHHLAVDPVSWHIICADLAAAWEQLSAGTPELAPPVEYTSYRTWAERTRARAGSAEVAAQRDYWVAQTTAPDPVLAARRPDPRTDTWSSYRVQPLFTAPETTAAVLDGLTGELGAREFLLAALTATLATWRRERGQDASGGAYLAMEGHGREDQVLGADIDTAQTVGWFTSVFPARFGVGADVVDVAAAEQDPAAARALLASVAASLAAVPNNGVDYGVLRYLQADAELAAAPEPQVLFDYLGRMDLAVTRKPWSPVHEVELFTQLPTAPEPDFPLRYAMDVIAGVQPTDAGPQLVTLLRWSDALFTAAEVARLAEIWDAAVAALARAIAPVAVGGSPASPA